The Phycisphaerae bacterium genome segment GGCCAAGGAGTTGTTCCTGGCCGTCTGCGATATGGAAGAGAACGCCCGCCGCACCTACCTCGATTCACACTGCGGCCACGATCCGGACCTGCGAGCCGAAGTGGAATCACTCCTTCAGTTCCACAGCACGAAGACGCTCATTGCGACGCCATCGACACAGGAAGCTCGGAGAATCATCCAAGCCGCGGCTTCGCCACCAACACCCACGGCGGCGTCGCCGACGGTCGTTCTGGACCGCTGGCCGCCGGGCACACGGGTCGCGGATCGGTACTGCATCCTCGGCGTGCTGGGCAGAGGCGGCATGGGGGAAGTGTACCGGGCCGAGGACCTGAAGCTTTCTCGCACCGTCGCCCTCAAGTTCCTCACCGCGGGTCGAGGTTCCGACACCACTTGGCTGGCTCGCTTTCACGCCGAGGCCCGCATGGCGTCGACGATCACTCACCGTCATGTCTGCCGTATCCATGACGTCGGCGAGGCGGACGGCGAAGCGTTTATCTCGATGGAGTACATAGACGGTGAGAATCTGGCCACGCTGGTCAAGCGCGTGGGGCGCCTCGCACCGGAGAAGGCCGGCCTCGTCGCTCGTCAGCTTTGTCTCGGATTGGCCGCCGCCCACGACCGCGGAATCCTGCACCGGGATCTCAAGCCGGCCAACGTGATGCTCGATGAACGCGGCGAGGTACGACTCACCGATTTCGGCATCGCGGTCTCCGTGTACGATTCGGCCGTCGCCGAGCGGGCCGGCACACTCGCCTACATGGCGCCGGAATTGCGGCGAGGTGAACCGGCCACCATTCAGAGTGATATCTACTCCCTGGGCCTGATCCTGTATGAGCTGGCGACCGGCCGACCCGCCATCGATCCGAACCAGAGCGCGCTCCCCGATTCATCGAGGGTGATCTCGCCTCCGAGCGCCTGGGCCGGCGACCTGGATCGCAAGCTCGAGCGCGTGATGATGGACTGCCTGGAGAATGACCCGCGCCATCGCCCCGAGTCAGTCTATGATGTGCTTGCGGCGCTTCCCGGTGGAGAGGTTCTGACCGCGATGATCGCTTCCGGTGAAACGCCGCCGGTCGATGTGGTGGCGGACTCGCCGGCCCGATCCTCTCGAACGCCCGTGCTTGCCATCGTCAGCGCTGTGGTTGCCTTGACGGGGCTAGCCGCGGCGTTGCTGCTCGCGAACCAGACGCTGCTGGTCTCCCTCGCCCGGTTGTCGGTGCCGCCGGAGGTACTCGGCAACAAGGCGGAGGGCATTCTACAGACCCTGGGATACGAGTCCGCCCGCCGCCTGTCGGAGCAGGCCTTTGTTCTCGACCACGATCGCTGGGACGCCATCCGCAGCGCTTCCCAGCAAGCGGTGGGCAGTGACGCGGGCTTGCCGCCGGGCATGGAAGTGATCTGTTTCAGATATGCCTTGTTCGGCCAGCCGGCAGCCGAATCCGAGGATATCAGTGTTCTGGACTCCAAGCCGCTCGACGGTATTCAGGCGGAAGTTCTGCTGACCGGGGATGGGCATCTTCGCCGTTTCGAAGGCTGGAACCCGCGATCGCGAACCGCGGCCGCGCGCCAGGACGATCCGCCCTGGGCGACGCTGTTTCGCCTCGCCGGTCTGG includes the following:
- a CDS encoding serine/threonine protein kinase, yielding MTSAFHQQAKELFLAVCDMEENARRTYLDSHCGHDPDLRAEVESLLQFHSTKTLIATPSTQEARRIIQAAASPPTPTAASPTVVLDRWPPGTRVADRYCILGVLGRGGMGEVYRAEDLKLSRTVALKFLTAGRGSDTTWLARFHAEARMASTITHRHVCRIHDVGEADGEAFISMEYIDGENLATLVKRVGRLAPEKAGLVARQLCLGLAAAHDRGILHRDLKPANVMLDERGEVRLTDFGIAVSVYDSAVAERAGTLAYMAPELRRGEPATIQSDIYSLGLILYELATGRPAIDPNQSALPDSSRVISPPSAWAGDLDRKLERVMMDCLENDPRHRPESVYDVLAALPGGEVLTAMIASGETPPVDVVADSPARSSRTPVLAIVSAVVALTGLAAALLLANQTLLVSLARLSVPPEVLGNKAEGILQTLGYESARRLSEQAFVLDHDRWDAIRSASQQAVGSDAGLPPGMEVICFRYALFGQPAAESEDISVLDSKPLDGIQAEVLLTGDGHLRRFEGWNPRSRTAAARQDDPPWATLFRLAGLEMSDFKLITTSERPCVWDSAKAGAASIRVRGDELDGRIRFDVGGSLSPEATHVIRPLKTSGQTAMGLIFVATLIAAMPLAWNNARLRTSDRRGAVQIATVVFGMQFIFYLLGHSAPGSFIAAVAWFMSASKSALFTAFMVWIYPNVA